AGGCCACCGTCTCCGCAAGACCCTGAGAGGCCAACACCGTCGTGATCGCCGCCGTCAACGTCGTCTTACCGTGATCGACGTGACCGATCGTACCCACGTTCACGTGCGGCTTTGTGCGCTCAAACTTTTCCTTACCCATGGTCCCCTCCTACGCTCCGGGAATCAGCCGGCGGCCTTTGCCACCAGCTCCTCACTGACACTCTTCGGAGCCTGCTCGTACGAAGCGAACTGCATCGTGTAGTTGGCTCGGCCCTGGGTGACCGAACGCAGGTCCGTGGCATAACCGAACATTTCCGACAGCGGCACCCGGCAGGTGATGACCTGCGAGTTGGCCCGCGCTTCCATCTGTTGCACCCGTCCGCGACGCGAGGTGATGTCGCCGATGACGTCCCCCATGTACTCCTCCGGGGTGACCACCTCGACCGCCATGATCGGCTCCATCAGCACCGGCTTGGCCTTCTTGCTGCCATCCTGGAAAGCCATCGAGCCAGCGACCTTGAAGGCCATCTCGGACGAGTCGACATCGTGGAAAGAGCCGTCGTACAGGTCGACCTCGAGGCCGGTGATCGGGTATCCCGCCAGGGGGCCAGACTCCATCGCCTCGCGGATGCCCTGCTCCACCGGCTTGATGTACTCCCGCGGGATCACGCCGCCGACGATCTTGTTGTTGAAGACGAACTCGTCGCCCTCGACCGGGCGGATGCGAATCTTGGCGTGGCCGAACTGGCCGCGACCGCCGCTCTGACGCACGAAACGGCCTTCGCCCTCGGCCTCGCGCGTGATGGTCTCCTTGTAGGCGACCTGCGGCTTGCCGATGTTGGCGCCGACGTTGAACTCGCGCACCAGACGATCGGTGATGATCTCGAGGTGCAGCTCGCCCATGCCGGAGATCAAGGTCTGGCCGGTATCCGGGTCGGTGTGCACCCGGAAGGTCGGGTCTTCCTTGGTGAGCTTGCCGAGGGCGACGCTGAGCTTTTCTTGGTCGGCCTTGGTCTTGGGCTCGATGGACACCGAGATCACCGGCTCCGGGAAGCTCATCGACTCGAGCACGACCGGCGCATTCGAATCACAGATGGTGTCGCCGGTGGTGACGTCCTTGAGGCCGACGGCGGCGGCGATGTCGCCGGCGTAGACCACCGAGATCTCTTCGCGCTTGTTGGCGTGCATCTTGAGGATGCGGCCGAGACGCTCTTTCTTGCCGCGGTTGACGTTGAGCACCGCAGTTCCGGACTCGATCGAGCCGGAGTAGACGCGGAAGAAGGCGAGCTGACCGACGAAGGGGTCGGTCATGATCTTGAAGACCAGGGCCGAGAAGGGCTCATCGTCGGAAGAAGGACGGGTGACTACCGTCTCCTCGCCCGGCTCGGTGCCCTCCACCGGCGGCACGTCGACCGGCGACGGCAGGTAGTCCACCACCGCATCGAGCAGCGGCTGCACGCCCTTGTTCTTGAAGGCGGTGCCGCAAAGCACCGGCTGCAGGCTGTTGGCGATGGTCGCCCGGCGCAGCGCTTCCTTGAGCTCGTCATCCGTCACCTCTTCGCCGGAGAGATACTTCTCGAGCAGGGCATCGTCCGTCTCGGCCACCGCCTCGACCATCTCCTCACGGCGCTTCAGGGCCTCCGCCGCCAGTTCCTCGGGGATGTCGACCAACTCGTAGTCGGCCCCCATGGTCTCGGTCTTGTACAGAATGCCCTTCATGCGGATCAGGTCGATGACCCCCTGCATACGATCCTCGGCGCCCCAAGGAATCTGCAGGGCCACCGGCTTGGCACCGAGCCGCGACTTCATCATGTCGATGGTGCGATCGAAGTCGGCTCCGACGCGATCCATCTTGTTGACGAAGGCGATGCGAGGCACCCGATAACCGTCCGCCTGACGCCATACCGTCTCGGACTGGGGCTCGACTCCGGCCACCGCATCGAACACCGCCACGGCACCGTCCAACACGCGCAGGGAGCGCTCCACCTCGGCGGTGAAGTCGACGTGTCCCGGCGTATCGATGATGTTGATCAGATAGTCGTTCCAGCTGCACTGGGTAGCCGCCGAGGTGATGGTGATGCCCCGCTCCTGCTCCTGGGCCATCCAGTCCATCGTGGCGGTGCCCTCGTGGACCTCACCGATCTTGTAGTTGACGCCCGTGTAGAAAAGGATGCGCTCCGTCGTCGTCGTCTTGCCCGCATCGATGTGGGCCATGATGCCGATGTTGCGCGTCTTGGGCAGGGGTACTTTGCGTGCCATGGTCTGAAAATCTCTTATGTGCTCTCAGGAGCAGCGCCGGCCAGCGCCGACACCGCCCCTCTCGAAACCGGATTCCTCGAAAACTCGCCAGCTA
The sequence above is a segment of the Acidobacteriota bacterium genome. Coding sequences within it:
- the fusA gene encoding elongation factor G; this encodes MARKVPLPKTRNIGIMAHIDAGKTTTTERILFYTGVNYKIGEVHEGTATMDWMAQEQERGITITSAATQCSWNDYLINIIDTPGHVDFTAEVERSLRVLDGAVAVFDAVAGVEPQSETVWRQADGYRVPRIAFVNKMDRVGADFDRTIDMMKSRLGAKPVALQIPWGAEDRMQGVIDLIRMKGILYKTETMGADYELVDIPEELAAEALKRREEMVEAVAETDDALLEKYLSGEEVTDDELKEALRRATIANSLQPVLCGTAFKNKGVQPLLDAVVDYLPSPVDVPPVEGTEPGEETVVTRPSSDDEPFSALVFKIMTDPFVGQLAFFRVYSGSIESGTAVLNVNRGKKERLGRILKMHANKREEISVVYAGDIAAAVGLKDVTTGDTICDSNAPVVLESMSFPEPVISVSIEPKTKADQEKLSVALGKLTKEDPTFRVHTDPDTGQTLISGMGELHLEIITDRLVREFNVGANIGKPQVAYKETITREAEGEGRFVRQSGGRGQFGHAKIRIRPVEGDEFVFNNKIVGGVIPREYIKPVEQGIREAMESGPLAGYPITGLEVDLYDGSFHDVDSSEMAFKVAGSMAFQDGSKKAKPVLMEPIMAVEVVTPEEYMGDVIGDITSRRGRVQQMEARANSQVITCRVPLSEMFGYATDLRSVTQGRANYTMQFASYEQAPKSVSEELVAKAAG
- a CDS encoding GTP-binding protein, with the translated sequence MGKEKFERTKPHVNVGTIGHVDHGKTTLTAAITTVLASQGLAETVA